A single window of Labrus mixtus chromosome 23, fLabMix1.1, whole genome shotgun sequence DNA harbors:
- the cd68 gene encoding macrosialin: protein MKRSAVFVFVAVCALSALSLAEDEVESEPSVTVAPAIEFSPTASTATTKEPPTTKPQTTKAPTTKPQTTKAPTKAPTTKATTTTAKPTTSPPKPTPSTNLTVGNYTVMKDKSICLMAQMALQIRLVKPKENGTFIVQPKSTKVDGDCKEPKANLTLNFKEGFITFLFNMSSEDVYVHTLSFNLTYPLTKDVNKVHGVNSSVRLFAAKIGHSYSCKSESVNLGNGLYLDISKDRMQAFNLTKSNEFGLPEPCPADQPDYRVAVAVGVTLLVLIVIVVVAYLLGRRRRTDGYQTL from the exons ATGAAGAGGAGCGCTGTGTTCGTGTTTGTGGCCGTCTGTGCTCTCTCAG CACTGTCATTGGCTGAAGATGAAGTGGAATCCGAACCATCTGTAACTGTGGCCCCTGCCATTGAGTTTAGCCCGACAGCTTCAACGGCTACAACCAAAGAGCCTCCAACTACCAAGCCCCAAACAACCAAGGCTCCAACTACCAAGCCCCAAACAACCAAG GCTCCAACCAAGGCTCCAACTACCAAGGCCACAACCACCACTGCCAAGCCTACAACCTCTCCTCCTAAGCCTACTCCCTCCACCAACTTGACTGTTGGAAACTACACGGTGATGAAAGACAAATCAATTTGCCTGATGGCTCAGATGGCACTGCAGATTCGCCTCGTAAAACCAAAG GAAAATGGGACCTTCATCGTTCAGCCAAAGTCAACCAAAGTGGATGGAGACTGTAAGGAGCCCAAAGCTAACCTTACCCTCAACTTCAAGGAGGGCTTCATCACCTTCCTCTTCAACATG AGCTCTGAAGACGTCTACGTTCACACTCTGTCCTTCAACCTGACCTACCCCTTAACCAAAGACG TCAACAAGGTCCATGGCGTCAACTCGTCAGTGCGACTCTTCGCCGCAAAGATCGGACACTCCTACTCCTGCAAGAGCGAGTCGGTGAACTTGGGGAATGGACTGTACCTGGACATCAGCAAGGACAGGATGCAGGCCTTCAACCTGACCAAGAGCAATGAGTTCGGCCTGC CTGAGCCGTGTCCCGCCGATCAGCCTGATTACCGCGTCGCCGTGGCGGTTGGAGTGACGTTGCTCGTGCTCATCGTCATCGTGGTGGTGGCCTACCTGCTGGGCCGCCGAAGGAGGACCGACGGATACCAGACTCTGTGA
- the ing2 gene encoding inhibitor of growth protein 2, with translation MLGHHYPTADKSQQLVNYVEDYLECVESLPLDIQRNVSLLREIDAKYQEVLQEVDEVFEKYKGEQDAAQRKRLQVQLQRALITSQELGDEKIHVVTQMTELVENRSRQMDSHSLTLQEPSEAERLPAERRSSVQDSPAPERTSARRPRRQRNSESRDSSHPSANGSLVDDPVEELSIPPPREKKSKSAKKKKRKSKQERDASPVDFAIDPNEPTYCLCEQVSYGEMIGCDNDQCPIEWFHFSCVGLTYKPKGKWYCPKCRGDNEKTMDKSLDKNRKDRRSR, from the exons ATGTTAGGCCATCACTACCCGACAGCCGACAAGTCGCAGCAACTGGTCAACTATGTGGAGGATTACCTGGAGTGTGTGGAGTCCCTGCCTCTGGACatacaaagaaatgtttccCTGCTCCGAGAAATCGACGCAAAGTATCAAG AGGTGCTGCAGGAGGTGGATGAAGTGTTTGAGAAGTACAAAGGCGAGCAGGACGCGGCGCAGAGGAAGCGTCTGCAGGTCCAGCTGCAGAGGGCGCTCATCACCAGCCAGGAGCTCGGCGACGAGAAGATCCACGTGGTGACCCAGATGACGGAGCTGGTGGAGAACCGCTCCCGGCAGATGGACTCTCACTCTCTGACGCTGCAGGAGCCCAGCGAGGCCGAACGCCTCCCCGCGGAGCGTCGCTCCAGCGTCCAGGACTCCCCCGCTCCCGAACGCACCTCAGCCCGCCGACCTCGACGCCAACGAAACAGCGAGAGCCGTGACTCGAGCCATCCATCGGCCAACGGCTCTCTGGTGGACGACCCCGTGGAGGAGCTGTCCATCCCTCCGCCCCGGGAGAAGAAGTCAAAGTctgcgaagaagaagaagcgtaAGAGCAAACAGGAGCGGGACGCCTCGCCCGTCGACTTCGCCATCGACCCCAACGAGCCCACATACTGCCTCTGCGAGCAGGTGTCGTACGGCGAGATGATCGGCTGCGACAACGACCAGTGCCCCATCGAGTGGTTCCACTTCTCCTGCGTGGGGCTCACGTATAAGCCCAAGGGGAAGTGGTACTGCCCCAAGTGCCGGGGGGACAACGAAAAGACGATGGACAAAAGTctggacaaaaacagaaaggacCGCAGGTCGAGGTAG
- the LOC132958652 gene encoding uncharacterized protein LOC132958652 has product MADEEAVMEEGISAAQSPLVQVSFQRNVSTRKQKYLEAEPKFLGVTQISLSAYQILCVSVFLANDLSRINSDIPFFIASLLVVIAGSVAVAAQNLHLPTLRACFGMQIVACGASIFNMVCTLIKMDTMYYYCWHYEYDNVTLHIGEICHKIESAHSHFFAEGIVIQIALLAISATLVAYSCKVVNCCHPAPKVPVITIQAPPVQQ; this is encoded by the exons ATGGCAG ATGAAGAGGCCGTGATGGAGGAGGGCATCAGTGCCGCTCAGAGCCCTCTGGTTCAAGTTTCCTTCCAGAGAAACGTCTCCACCAGGAAGCAGAAATACCTGGAGGCTGAGCCCAAGTTCCTGggg GTGACTCAGATCAGCCTGAGTGCTTATCAGAtcctctgtgtgagtgtgtttctggcCAATGACCTGAGCCGGATCAACTCTGACATACCTTTCTTCATCGCATCCCTGCTG GTTGTTATCGCTGGGAGCGTCGCTGTAGCTGCTCAGAACCTCCACCTGCCAACA CTCAGAGCCTGTTTCGGGATGCAGATCGTGGCGTGCGGAGCGTCCATCTTTAACATGGTGTGCACGCTGATTAAAATGGACACGATGTATTATTACTGCTGGCACTATGAGTACGACAATGTCACCTTACACATCGGAGAAATCTGCCACAAGATTGAA AGCGCTCATTCCCATTTCTTCGCCGAGGGGATCGTCATTCAGATCGCTCTGTTGGCCATCTCTGCAACTTTGGTCGCCTATTCCTGCAAGGTGGTCAACTGCTGCCATCCAGCTCCTAAAGTG CCTGTGATCACCATTCAAGCCCCGCCTGTCCAACAGTGA
- the rwdd gene encoding RWD domain-containing protein 4 translates to MTANEDQEMELEALRSIYEGDECFKEISPVSFQFRIGELEDTKAFLLDVSWPETYPETSPQITLDAFFNNRISAETKQLILSQLEEQVEANLGTAMMYTLFDWAKENQESLMENHKPVVTAVTSLSSGDTTNAASTTKKKERKEQLTKAQKRRIVSKTDNKGELPRGWNWVDVIKHVSNNQRNELKILTTAL, encoded by the exons ATGACAGCGAACGAGGATCAGGAG ATGGAGCTGGAGGCTCTTCGCTCCATCTACGAGGGAGATGAGTGTTTCAAGGAAATCAGTCCAGTTTCCTTTCAGTTCAGG ATAGGAGAGCTCGAGGACACCAAAGCCTTTCTCCTGGACGTCAGCTGGCCGGAGACGTACCCCGAGACATCCCCACAAATCACCCTAGATGCCTTCTTCAACAACAGAAT CTCTGCAGAGACGAAGCAGCTCATCCTGTCTCAGCtggaggagcaggtggaggcTAACCTGGGCACTGCCATGATGTACACTCTGTTTGACTGGGCCAAAGAGAACCAGGAGAGCCTGATGGAGAACCACAAACCTGTGGTCACTGCTGTG ACGTCGCTATCGAGCGGTGACACAACGAACGCCGCCTCCACGaccaagaagaaggagaggaaggagcagCTGACGAAAGCTCAGAAGAGGAGGATCGTCAGCAAAACAG ATAACAAAGGAGAACTGCCAAGAGGATGGAACTGGGTGGACGTGATAAAA CATGTGAGTAACAACCAGCGGAATGAACTTAAAATCCTGACCACAGCTCTGTAG